The nucleotide sequence CGCTCACTCCGCATCCTCCTGCTCGCGGTAGCGCTCGGCGATCCGCTCGGCCTCCAGTTCGGCGCGTGCCTCCGACTTGGCGTCCATCATGTCGTGGTAACGCTCGCGGCGCTCCGACGTCGTGCGGCGGTTGTCGCGCAGCAGGCGCGGATCGGTGCCGCGCGGCGCCGTCATCAGTTCCGCGTTCGAAGAGATCGAGGGCTCCCAGTCGAACACGATGCCGTCACCTTCGCCGATCACGACGGTCGCGCCGGGCGTGGCACCCGCACGGAACAGCTCGTCCTCGACGCCGAGCTTCTCGAGACGGTCGCCGAGGTACCCGACGGCCTCCTCGTTCTGGAAGTCGGTCTGCTGCACCCATTTGAGGGGCTTGTCGCCGAGAATGCGGTAGATGTTGCCGTAGGTGCCGCCTTCGACGCGGACCGAGAAGTCCTTCTCCGAGCCCTTCGGCCGGATGACGATGCGCTCGGGCGCGGGAGCTGCGGCCTGCGCGGCGCGATGCTTCGCGACGATGTCGCCGAGCGCGAAGGTGAGCTGACGCAGTCCTTCATGGCTCACGGTCGAGATTTCGAACACGCGGAACCCGCGGGCCTCGAGGTCGGGGCGGACGAGATCCGCGAGATCCTTCGCCTCGGGGACGTCGACCTTGTTGAGCGCCACCAGCTGCGGGCGCTCGAGCAGCGGGAGCTGACCGTCGGGCACCGGATAGGCGGCGAGTTCGGCCAGGATGACATCGAGGTCGCTCAGCGGGTCCCGACCAGGCTCGAGCGTGGCGCAGTCCAGGACGTGGACGAGTGCCGTGCAGCGCTCGACGTGACGGAGGAACTCCAGGCCCAGGCCCTTGCCCTCGCTCGCGCCCTCGATGAGCCCGGGCACGTCGGCGACGGTGAAGCGCTGCTCTCCCGCCTGCACGACGCCCAGGTTCGGGTGGAGTGTGGTGAAGGGGTAGTCGGCGATCTTCGGCCGTGCGGCGGAGATCGCCGCGATGAGGCTCGACTTGCCCGCCGAAGGGAAGCCGACGAGGGCGACATCGGCGACGGTCTTGAGCTCGAGGAGGACGTCGCCCTCCCAGCCGGGCGTGCCGAGCAGTGCGAAGCCCGGCGCCTTGCGCTTGGGGTTGGCGAGAGCGGCGTTGCCGAGCCCGCCGAGGCCTCCGGGGGCCGCGACGAATCGCATGCCCGGTTCGATCATGTCGACGAGGACCTCGCCCGTGGCGTCCTTCACGACCGTGCCGACCGGGACGGGCAGTTCGAGCGGATCACCCGCTGCCCCCGATCGGTGGTCGCCCATGCCGAAGCCGCCGTTCCCGCTGGAGCGGTGCGGCGAGTGGTGGTATGACAGCAGCGTCGTGACCTGCGGGTCGGCGACGAGCACGACGTCGCCACCATGGCCACCGTTGCCGCCATCGGGTCCCGCGAGCGGCTTGAACTTCTCGCGCTTGACCGACACGCAGCCGTTGCCGCCCTTGCCGGCGCGCAGGTGAAGCGTCACCCGGTCGACGAACGTGACCATGCGGTCCCCCTCAGGTGTGGATGCTTCCCGGCGTGCCGGGAAGGCGATAAAGGGAAGGGGCGAGCCGAAGCCCGCCCCTTCCGGAAGTCTGTGCGACTCGCTGGATTACTCCGCGACCGCCACGACGTTGACGACCTTGCGGCCGCCCTTGTGGCCGAACTCGACCGCGCCCGCGGCCAGTGCGAACAGCGTGTCGTCGCCACCGCGGCCGACGTTGGCGCCCGGGTGGAAGTGAGTGCCACGCTGGCGGACGAGGATCTCGCCGGCGTTGACGGCCTGGCCGCCGAAACGCTTCACGCCGAGGCGCTGAGCGTTGGAGTCACGACCGTTACGGGTGGAGCTTGCGCCCTTTTTGTGTGCCATCTCTGCGTCTCCTGTGGCTTACTTGATGCCGGTGACCTTGACGCGCGTGAGGTCCTGACGGTGCCCCTGGCGCTTCTTGTAGCCGGTCTTGTTCTTGAACTTCTGGATCACGATCTTCGGGCCGCGCTCCTCACCGAGCACCTCGGCGGTCACGGTGACCTTCGCGAGCTTGTCGGCATCGGTCGTGACGGTGTCACCGTCGACGAAGAGCACCGCGGGGAGCTCGATCTTGTCGCCGACCTTCGCGGCCTGACGGTCGAGAACGACGATCGTGCCGACCTCGACCTTCTCCTGCCGGCCGCCGGCGCGCACAACTGCGTAAACCACTTCACACCTGTTTCTTCTGGGAGCGCGCGCACGCACTCGGGGACGTCAACGAAGACTTGGTGCGGATATCTCGACGCACCAAGGGTCTACTTTACCAGATGCCCGAACACTCCGCGAAAGCGGGCAGCGCGGCATCCGGTGCGTAGGATCTGGTCGTGGCGATCCTGATCGACGATCCTCTCTGGCCGGCGCACGGTCGGCTGTGGGCGCACCTGGTGACCGACACCGACCTCGCGGAGCTCCACGCGTTCGCCGCGGCGAACGGGATCCCCGCACGGGGATTCGACCTCGACCACTACGACGTGCCCGAAGAGGCGCACGCGCGCCTGGTCGCCGCCGGCGCCCTTCATGTCAGCGGACACGAGCTGGTGCGACGGCTCATCGCGTCCGGGCTCAGGGTACGGGGGCGCGACCGCCGCTGACCTCACCGCCCGGCCGCGGCCGACAGTTCGAGCACGTCCGCCGCGCGACCGGGTCCGTCGAGCGTGCGGATCGCATCGCCCAGCCGGCGTGCGCGATCCCGCATGGCATGGTCGGCCAGCGTCCGCGTGATCGCATGGCGGATCGTCGCGGCATCCGTGCGGCGCGACATCTTCGCCCCCGCGCCCGCACGCGCCACTGCTCGCGCGATGCGCGGCTGATCCGACGTTCGATCGAGCGGCAGCACCAGCACCGGCACGCCATGCGCGAGCGCCGCGAGCGTCGTGCCGTGCCCGCCGTGGCCCACGAGGAGCGAGGCCTGGGGGAACAATTCGTCGTGCGGCATCCATTCGTGCACTTCGATGCCGCCGGGTACCTGCACCTCCCCCCTCGCGACGGCCGGACCCAGCGTGGCGACCACACGCACGTCGAGGCCATCGACGGCGTCGAGCACGCGCTGCCAGGTCGAGACGAGGTCGGCGAAGCGGAAGGTGCTGAGGCTCAGCACCACCGTGGGTGCGACGGGTCGTGCGGGGACGGCGCGTGTCATCGCGCCCGCGTAGACCACCTCGCCGGGCACTGCGGAAAGGTCGCGCTGAGAAGGGAACGGCACCTCGAAGCCCGGCACAGATGCCACCAGGATCGGGGCGGCGTGTCGGCGGGGCGCCCGCACGCGTATCCCCCTCGTCCACAGCACCGGCCCTGCCACGCGCGCGCCCGAGGCCAGGAAGTCGTGCAGTGTGTGCTCGAGCACCGCGAAGCGCTGGTCGATCCGATCAAGCACGTCGAGGACCGCGAACAGTGTGCAGTCGACCACCACGACGTCGGCGGGGAACGCCGCGATCAGTGCCACGGTGTCGTCGGCGAGGCCGGGGTCGGAGAACAGCCGCAGCAGGCCCGCTGGGCGCGGATCGAGCACGAAACCGGGTGCGCTCGCGTAGGCCGTGAACCGCAGCCCGGCCGCCCGGTAGGCGTCCGCCTGGGAGTCGTGCCCGAGGATGCGCACATCGTGTCCGCGGTCCGCCAGCGTTCGCGCGATCGTGATGGTGGGCATGCGGTTGCCGCCGCCGTCCCACGTCACGAAGACGTAGCGCGCCATGGCACCCCCGTTTCCGCAACTCCCCGGGGCTCACACTAGCGACGGGCCGCGACGGCCGACAGTGAGGTCACGGCGCCCCGGCCGGAGCCGGGACGGCGTGAGCGCTCAGTCCTCTGAGGGCGTGTGCGGCACCGGGGTGCCCGTGAGCGCCGCCGTCGTCACGCGACGACGGGAGCGACCCTGCCCCGGAGCCTTGGGTTCGGGAAGCGCGTTCAGCACCGAGTCGAGGAGGACGTCCTTCTCGGTGCGGTTCTCCTTCTTCCCGCCGGAATCCGGACGCTTCTTGCGCGGCTTCTTCGGACGCTCGACGGGAGTCTGCTCGACGACGGGCTCGGCCTCGACGTGCGGAGCCTCGTCGCTGTGGTGGATCGTGGACGCTGCGATCTGCGCGAGCGCCGACTTGACGCCCTCGGTGATCACGTGCGTGCCGTTCGAGCCGCTGCCGCTTGCAGGCGTCGATGCTCCACCCCGCGGGCGACGGCCGGATGACGGCGCACCGCCGGCAGCGGCGGGCACACGGTGCTTGACGACCGGGTCATGGTGCACGATCAGACCGCGCCCCGCGCAGACCTCGCACGCCTCGCTGAAGGTCTCGAGCAGGCCCAGTCCGAGCTTCTTGCGCGTCATCTGGACGAGGCCGAGCGAGGTGACCTCCGCGACCTGGTGCTTCGTCCGGTCGCGGCTGAGGCACTCGACGAGGCGGCGCAGGACGAGGTCGCGGTTGGACTCGAGCACCATGTCGATGAAGTCGACGACGATGATGCCGCCGATGTCGCGCAGGCGCAGCTGGCGGACGATCTCCTCCGCGGCTTCGAGGTTGTTCTTCGTGACGGTCTCTTCGAGGTTGCCGCCCGAGCCGACGAACTTGCCGGTGTTGACGTCGACGACCGTCATCGCCTCGGTGCGGTCGATGACCAGCGATCCGCCGGAGGGCAGCCACACCTTGCGGTCGAGGGCCTTCTCGATCTGCTCGGTGACGCGGAAGACGTCGAACGGGTCGTGCTCGCCTTCGTAGCGCTCGACGCGCTCGAGGAGGTCGGGTGCCACGGACTCGAGGTACTTCGAGATGGTGTGGTGCGCATCGTCGCCCTGGATGAGCATCTTCGAGAAGTCCTCGTTGAAGACGTCGCGGACGATCTTGACGAGGAGGTCCGGCTCGGAGTGCAGCAGCGCGGGCGCCTGGATCGTCTCGATCTGCTTCGAGATGTGCTCCCACTGGTTGGTGAGGCGCTGCACGTCGCGCGTCAGCTGGTCCTCGGTGGCGCCTTCGGCGGCGGTGCGGACGATGACGCCGGACGACTCGGGCAGCACCTCCTTGAGGATCTTCTTGAGGCGGGCGCGCTCCGTGTCGGGGAGCTTGCGCGAGATGCCGTTCATGTTGCCGCCCGGCACATACACGAGGTAGCGACCGGGGAGCGAGATCTGGCTCGTGAGGCGCGCGCCCTTGTGTCCGACCGGATCCTTCGTGACCTGGACGAGCACGCGGTCGCCGGTCTTGAGCGCGAGCTCGATCCGGCGGGGCTGGTTGCCGGTCTCGACGGCATCCCAATCGACCTCGCCCGAGTACAGCACGGCGTTGCGCCCCCGGCCGATGTCGACGAAGGCGGCCTCCATGCTCGGCAGGACGTTCTGCACGCGGCCGAGGTAGACGTTGCCGATGAGGGACGCGTCCTGGTTGCGCGCGACGTAGTGCTCGACGAGCACATTGTCTTCGAGCACCGCGATCTGGATGCGGCCGTTGCGCGAGCGCACGATCATGTCACGGTCGACCGCCTCACGACGAGCGAGGAACTCCGCCTCGGTGACGACGGCGCGGCGGCGGCCGGCCTCCCGGCCGTCACGGCGGCGCTGCTTCTTCGCCTCGAGGCGGGTCGACCCCTTGATGCGCTGGGGCTCGGTGATGAGCTCGACGGCACGCTGGCGCGGCTGCGACGGCTCCGAAGGAGCGGACGCCTCGTCCCGGCCCTCGCCGCGGCGACGGCTGCGCCGGCGCGACGTGCTGGACGATGCCGCGGCCTCGGGCTCCGCCTCCGGCTGCGAGCGGCCCGGGCGCGCCGGAAGCGGCGTGATCTCGGGCGCGTAGAACATGAGCTGCGTCGACACCGCCGACACGAAGACCTCGGGCAGCAGCCCCAGGCCCACCGCGGTGAGGGCGTCGGGCTCCACGGGAGTCTCCGGCTCTGCGGCCTCGACTGCCGGAGTCGCCTCGTCCTCGGAGACCGCTCCGGTGGGGTCGGGGGTCGCCTCGGCAGCAGGCTGCGCGGCACCGGCGGCGTCCGGGTCTGCGGGAGTCGTCTCGGTGTCGGTGGCCGCCTCAGGAGCCTCGACCCCCGTCTCGGCGGCGCTCTCCACGGCCGGCTCGGAGACCTCCGCGGTCTCCTGCGGCCCCTCGACCGGCGAATCCGCGTCAGCCGCGGAGGTCGCCTCGTCGCCCGCTGATGTCAGCGGTGCGTCCGGTTCGGTCTGAGGGGTGAATTCTGCATCGGTTCCATCAGCCATCACTGGCGTACTCCTAGCGGGGCGACACCGCGCGTCGCCCGGCGAAATCTCGTGCGGCGCCGCCCATGCCCCGCTGGACGGGGCGGTGCCGCGAACTCACTCGGTCTGCAGCGGTCGTCCGGCGCTAAGCGGATGCTCGCGCTGCCAAGGGCATTCGTCGCCCTGAAGTCTTCTGGTGATGATCGTCACGGCGCGGCCGTGAGTCATCGCCCCCCATTATCGCACTTCCTCCGCCAGAATGCCCATTCGCCCGCCAGCCACGCCCTCCCCACGCCGAGGACCGGCGATTTGCCACGGCCCGAGGGTGCGGCATCCGTGCAGATCCCGATGTCATAATCCGAGGCATGCCCGAGCAGCAGACCCGCACCCGTCCCACCGGACTCGCCGCATGGCTCGTGATCGCGGGTGTGGTCGGTTGGTGGGCGGCCTTCTCGCTGACGATCGAGAAGTTCGAGAAGCTCGCCAACCCCGACGCGATCGCGTCGTGCGATCTGAGCGTGCTGGTGCAGTGCAGCGCGAACCTCGATTCCTGGCAGGGAAGCGTGTTCGGGTTCCCGAACCCGGTCCTCGGGCTCACCGGCTGGGTCGCCCCGATCGTCGTGGGCATGGCGATCCTTGCTCGCGCTCGGTTCGCCCGCTGGTTCTGGTGGTCTTTCTGGGCCGGCATCACGTTCGCGTTCGCGTTCGTGATCTGGCTCATCAGCCAGAGCATCTACGCGCCCAACCTGCACACGCTGTGCCCGTGGTGCATGGCGACGTGGGCGGTCACGATCCCGACCTTCTACGCGGTGACTCTGCACATGCTGCGCGCCGGACCGTTTCCGGCATCCGACAAGCTGCGCCACGTCGCAGACCGCCTGATGGTGTGGGTGCCGCTGGCAGCGATCATCAGCTACGCGATCATCCTGCTGCTGGCGCAGCTGGAGATGAATGCCGTCGTCAACATCTGGCAGACGCTGTTCGGCTGACCTTCCCGAGCATCCCGGCAGGCTCAGCCGAGCGAGCGATCAGCTGAACCAGATGTCGAGCTCGCGCGCGGCGGACTCGGGGCTGTCGGAGCCGTGCACCAGGTTCTGCTGCACCTTCAGGCCCCAGTCGCGGCCGTAGTCGCCGCGGACCGTGCCGGGAGCGGCCGTCGTCGGGTCCGTCGTGCCCGCGAGCGAGCGGAAGCCCTCGATGACGCGGTTGCCGGCGAGGCGGATCGCGACCGATGGGCCCGACATCATGAACTCGAGCAGCGGCTCGTAGAACGGCTTGCCCTCGTGCTCGGCGTAGTGCCGCTCGAGGGTCTCGCGGTCGGGCTCGACCAGTCGGATGTCGACGAGCGCGTACCCTTTCGCCTCGATGCGGGCGAGGATCGCGCCGGTGAGGCCGCGGGCGACGCCGTCGGGCTTGACGAGGACGAGGGTCTCTTCGATGGGCATGCGGGACCTTTCGTTACGGATCAGGCGTGGGGAGGAGTCAGTGCTCTTCGGCAGATTGGGCTGCGAGGCGCGCGTTGCGCCGGTCGAGAGCGGCCCCCTTGATCGTCGCATACCCGTACATGCCGCCGAAAATGAGCGCGACGATCGCGAGTGCCGGCACGAGGAGGGCGCCGAGCAGGACGATCGCCTGCAGCACCCACCCGAGCGCGATGCCCCATCGATAGCGCACCAGGCGCGTCGTGGCGATCATCAGCGCCGCGAGCACGGCCCCCGCAACGATTCCCGACCAGGGCTCGATCGAGGCGGGCAGCGCCTTCAGGCCGTAGACGACGAGGCCCCCGAGGAACACCACGATCGACTCGAAGCCGAGCACGATCGTGGCCAGCGACTCCGCCGCACCGCGCGGGCGGCGGGGCTTCGGCTGCTTCGCGTCGCTCACGCGTTCCACCCGGCCTTCCAGTCCTCGTCGGCCGCGAGGGCGAGGGCCTCGCCCGCGAGCACGACCGATCCCGCGATGACGACGGCGCGCCGATCGGATGCCGCGGCCCACGCGCGCGCCGCCTCTGCGGCGTCGGGCAGGTCGCGGTGCACGGAGACCCGCAGATCGTGCGCTTCGGCGAGGTCGGCGATGGCGTCGGCGTCCTCCGCGCGCTCGGAGTCGGGAGCGGTGGCGAACACGTGCGCCGCCACGGGGGCGATCTCCGCGACGATCCCGGCGGCATCCTTGTCGGAGAGCAGGCCGAGCACGACGCCCCACTCGTCGAAGTCGAACGACTCGCGCAACGCCGTCACGAGGGCGCGGGCGCCGTGCGGGTTGTGGGCAGCGTCGACGAGCACGGTCGGCGCGGCGCCGACGAGCTGGAGGCGTCCGGGCGAGGTCACTCCGCCGAGGCCGTCCGCCAGCACGTCTCCGGCGATCGGCTGGGATGCGCCGCCCACGAGCGACTCGACCGCGGCGATCGCGAGCGCGGCGTTGAAGCCCTGGTGGGCACCGTACAGCGGCAGGTACTCGTCCTCGTACGTGCCGGCGAGGCCCCGCACGGTGATCTGCTGTCCGCCGACCGCGAGTCGCTGCTGTGCGAGCGCGAACTCGGCGCCCTCGAATGCGATCGACGCCGCGCGGGCGGCGGCCGCTTCGCGGAGCACCGCCTCGGCGGCAGCATCCTGCCGCGCCGAGACGACCGCGGCGCCGTCCTTGATGATGCCCGCCTTCACGCTCGCGATCTCGGCGACGGTGTCGCCGAGACGGTCTGCGTGGTCGAGGTCGATCGGCGCGAACACCGCCACATCGCCGTCGGCCGTGTTGGTCGAGTCCCACGACCCGCCCATGCCGACCTCCAGCACGAGCACGTCGATCGGCGCATCGGCGAAGGCGACGAACGCCAGCACCGTGAGCAGTTCGAAGAACGTGAGCGCGGCATCGCCGTTCGCGGCGAGCTCGGCGTCGACCAGCTCGACGAAGGGTGCGATCTCGTCCCACGCGTCGGCGACCGCGACATCGTCGATCGGCTCGCCGTCGACCATGATCCGCTCGGTGAAGCGCTCGAGGTGAGGACTGGTGAACAGACCGGTGCGCAGCCCGTGGGCGCGCACGAGGCTCTCGATCATGCGGCTGGTCGACGTCTTCCCGTTGGTGCCCGTGACGTGGACGACGCGGTACGTCTTCTGTGGGTCGTCCAACAGCTCGAGCACCCGCTTCGTGCGCTCCACGCGGGGCTGCACCCACCGCTCCCCCTGGCGCTCGAGGAGGGCCTCGTAGACGGCGTCGGCGCGCCGCCGGTCGCGATCGCTCATGCCTGGACTCCCGTCCTGCCGACCGAGACGGTGAAGGCGCCGCGGTTGGCATAGGTTCCCGCGTCGACCACCGCCTCGTACTCGATCGCGGTCTCGGAATCACCGGATGCTGCGAGCTCGGTCGCTCGCGTCCGCACGGTGTGTGCGAGGGCGAGCGTCTCGCCCGCCACGTCGGCGACGTCGAAGGCGGCGGCGACGGCCTCGCCGTCCGCGTCGTCGTCGAAGAGGAGGCCGAGGCGGATGCGGTCGCTGACGTCGAAGCCGGCGGACTTGCGGGTGTCCTGGACGGCGCGGATCACGTCACGAGCCAGACCCTCCGCCTCGAGCTCAGGCGTCGTGGTGGTGTCGAGCAGCACGAAGCCGTCGCCTGCCAGGAGTGAGATCGCCGTGCCCCCGGCGACGCCGCCTGCCTCGAGCGTGAGGTCGTACTCCCCCGGCTCCAGGGCGATGCCGTCGACGACCACGATGCCGTCGCGCTCCTCCCACACGCCCGCCTTCGCGCCCGAGATCACATGCTGGACCTGCTTGCCCAGGCGCGGTCCCGCGGCGCGCGCGTTCACGGTGAGGCGCTTGCTGATGCCGTAGCGCTCCGAGACGTCGTCGCCGAGCTCGATGAGCTCGACCGACTTCACGTTGAGCTCGTCGCGCAGGATGCCCTCGAACTGCGCGAGGGACGCAGCATCCGGAACCGCCACCGTCAGGGTAGGAAGCGGCAGGCGCACGCGACGGCCCTCTTTCTTGCGCAGCGCGTTGGCCACGCTGGATGCCTCGCGGACGGCGTCCATCGCGGCGCGGATGTCGTCGGCAGCCGGGAAGGCGTCGGCGTCGGGCCAGTCCTGCAGGTGGACGCTGCGTCCGCCGGTGAGGCCCTGCCAGACCTTCTCGGAGACCAGCGGGATGAGGGGCGCTGCCACGCGGGTGAGGGTCTCGAGCACCGTGTACAGCGTGTCGAAAGCCTCGCGGCTCTTCGGATCGGCGGACACGCCGACCCAGAACCGGTCGCGTGAGCGGCGGATGTACCAGTTGGTCAGCGCCTCCGCGAAGTCACGCAGCTTCGCCGCCGCCAGCGTCGAGTCGAGCACCTCGAGGTCGGCGGCCACGTCGCGCACCAGGTCGCCCGTGAGCGCCAGGATGTAGCGGTCGAGCACGTCGGTCGAGTCGGTGCGCCATGACGCCTGGTAGCCGTCGCCGCCGGCGCCGCCTGCGGCGTTGGCGTAGGTCGCGAAGAAGTACCACGCGTTCCAGACCGGCAGCAGGAACTCGCGGACGCCCGCGCGGATGCCCTCCTCGGTGACGATGAGGTTGCCGCCGCGCAGCACGGAGCTCGACATCAGGAACCAGCGCATCGCGTCGGATCCGTCGCGGTCGAAGACCTCGCTGACGTCGGGGTAGTTGCGCAGCGACTTGGACATCTTCAGGCCGTCGCTGCCGAGCACGATGCCGTGGCACGACACCCCGGTGAAGGCGGGGCGATCGAACAGCGCCGTCGAGAGTACGTGCATGACGTAGAACCAGCCGCGCGTCTGCCCGATGTACTCGACGATGAAGTCCGCCGGGGAGTGCTCGTCGAACCACTGCTGGTTCTCGAACGGGTAGTGCACCTGCGCGTACGGCATGGAGCCCGAGTCGAACCACACGTCGAAGACGTCCTCGATGCGGCGCATCGTGCTCTTGCCCGTCGGGTCGTCCGGGTTCGTGCGGGTGAGGTCGTCGATGTACGGGCGGTGGAGGTCGACCTCGCCCTCCGCGTTGCGCGGGAGGCGCCCGAAGTCGCGCTCGAGCTCCTCGAGGGAGCCGTAGACGTCGACACGCGGGTGCTCCGGGTCGTCGCTCTTCCACACCGGGATCGGCGAGCCCCAGTAGCGGTTGCGGCTGATCGACCAGTCGCGCGCGCCCTCGAGCCACTTGCCGAACTGGCCGTGCTTGACGTTCTCGGGCACCCAGGTGATCTGCTCGTTGCCCGCGAGCATGCGGTCCTTGATGTCGGTGACGCGCACGAACCAGCTCGAGACGGCGCGGTAGATGAGGGGGTTCCGGCAGCGCCAGCAGTGCGGGTACGAGTGCTCGTAGCTCGCCTCCCGCAAGAGGCGCCCGTCCTGCTTCAGCAG is from Microbacterium sp. LWH3-1.2 and encodes:
- the ileS gene encoding isoleucine--tRNA ligase: MTYPRPSAFGPAADTAPAPVVPSPRFPEIEQETLAFWEADRTFRASIDQREGAEEWVFYDGPPFANGLPHYGHLLTGYAKDVFPRFQTMRGKKVDRVFGWDTHGLPAELEAMKQLGITEKSEIEAMGIATFNAKSRESVLAYTREWEDYVTRQARWVDFERGYKTLDLTYMESVLWAFKTIYDKGLAYEGHRVLPYCWRDETPLSAHELRMDDDVYKMRQDPSVTITFPLVGAKAEALGLTAVRALAWTTTPWTLPTNFALVVGPDIRYVVVPGGPNGAADVHRDDERAEAESHRYLLAEELLAGYAKDLGYASAEAAREAVEQTVVGSELEDVAYDRLFDYYADASIWRTQNAWRILVDDYVTTGDGTGIVHQAPAFGEDDQRVTEAAGIPLIMSLDDGGRFLPQVTDVAGELWMDANRPLIRLLKQDGRLLREASYEHSYPHCWRCRNPLIYRAVSSWFVRVTDIKDRMLAGNEQITWVPENVKHGQFGKWLEGARDWSISRNRYWGSPIPVWKSDDPEHPRVDVYGSLEELERDFGRLPRNAEGEVDLHRPYIDDLTRTNPDDPTGKSTMRRIEDVFDVWFDSGSMPYAQVHYPFENQQWFDEHSPADFIVEYIGQTRGWFYVMHVLSTALFDRPAFTGVSCHGIVLGSDGLKMSKSLRNYPDVSEVFDRDGSDAMRWFLMSSSVLRGGNLIVTEEGIRAGVREFLLPVWNAWYFFATYANAAGGAGGDGYQASWRTDSTDVLDRYILALTGDLVRDVAADLEVLDSTLAAAKLRDFAEALTNWYIRRSRDRFWVGVSADPKSREAFDTLYTVLETLTRVAAPLIPLVSEKVWQGLTGGRSVHLQDWPDADAFPAADDIRAAMDAVREASSVANALRKKEGRRVRLPLPTLTVAVPDAASLAQFEGILRDELNVKSVELIELGDDVSERYGISKRLTVNARAAGPRLGKQVQHVISGAKAGVWEERDGIVVVDGIALEPGEYDLTLEAGGVAGGTAISLLAGDGFVLLDTTTTPELEAEGLARDVIRAVQDTRKSAGFDVSDRIRLGLLFDDDADGEAVAAAFDVADVAGETLALAHTVRTRATELAASGDSETAIEYEAVVDAGTYANRGAFTVSVGRTGVQA